The DNA sequence GGTCCGGTGAAGACGGTTCCCGGGCGGACGACCGACATCGTCGTGGTCGGCGCCGGCCTTTCGGGGCTGGCGGCGGCGCTGCACCTCGCCGGGCGCGGCCGGCGGGTCACCGTCCTCGAGCGAGGATCGGGGCCCGGCGGCCGGGCCGGCCGGGTCGAACTGGACGGCTACTCGCTCGACACCGGGCCGACCGTGCTGACCATGCCCGGCATCGTGCGCGACACCTTCGCCGCGGTCGGCGCCGACATGGCCGGATACCTGCCGTTGCGGCGGCTGGATCCGGCCTACACGGCGTCCTTCGCCGACGGCAGCCGGCTGGCGGTGCATTCGGACGCCGAGGCGATGGCCGATGCGGTCCGCGCGTTCGCCGGCCCGGCCGAGGCCGCCGGCTACCTCAGGTTGCGCCGATGGCTGACCCGGCTCTACACGGCCGAGTTCGACCGGTTCGTCGCCTCGAACATCGACTCGCCGCTGGGCCTCGTTTCCCGCGATCTCGCCCGGCTGGCCGCCCTCGGCGGGTTCCGCCGTCTCGAGCCGAGGATCTCGTCGTTCCTCGGCGACGAGCGGCTGCGCCGGGTCTTCACCTTCCAGGCGCTCTACGCGGGTGAGTCGCCGATGCGGGCCTTGGCGCTGTACGCCGTGATCTCCTACATGGACACCGTGGGCGGTGTGTTCTTCCCCGAAGGCGGCATCGCCGCACTGCCTCGCGCGCTGGCCGCGGCGGCCGAAGCCGCCGGTGTGCGGTTCCGCTACGACGACGGGGCCGCTGCGCTGGAACGCCGCGGCGACCGGGTGACCGCGGTGCTGACCACCACCGGAGACCGGATCGCCTGCGACGCCGTCGTCCTCACCGCGGAGCTGCCGGAGAGCTACCGGCTGCTGGGCCGGACCCCGCGCCGCCCCCTCGCCCTCTCCCCCGCGCCGTCGGCGCTGGTCGTGCACGTGGGCGCCGCCGGGGACTGGCCCGACGTCGGGCACCACAGCATCTCCTTCGGCGACCGGTGGGCCTCGACGTTCCGCGAGCTGATCACCGAAGGACGGCTGATGAGCGACCCCTCGCTGCTGATCACCCGGCCCACCGTCAGCGATCCGGGCTTGGCGCCGGCGAAGCGGCACCTGTTCTCGATCCTCGCGCCGACGCCGAACCTCCAGCGCGCCCCGATCGACTGGGCCCGCGAAGCCGAACCCTATGCGGCGGCGGTGCTCGACGTAGCCCGCAAACGCCTGCTGCCCGGTCTGGAGGTGGAGATGTCCCACGTGATCAGCCCCGCGGACTGGGCCGCGCGCGGCATGGTCGCCGGCACCCCGTTCAGCTACGCGCACTCGTTCGTCCAAACCGGACCGTTCCGGCCGCGGAACCTGCCGCGGGGTGTGGAGAACGTCGTGCTCGCCGGCGGCGGCACGGTTCCCGGCGTCGGCGTCCCGACCGTCCTGCTGTCCGGGCGGCTGGCCGCAGACCGCGTCACCGGGCCGGAGGGTGCGCGATGACCCGCAGGGAACTGGACGCCGCGGGCATCCACGAGCCGGTCCTGCGCTCGGCTTACCAGCGGTGCCGGGAGCTGAACGCGCGCCACGGCCGGACCTACTTCCTCGCCACGAGGCTGCTGTCCCCGCCCCAGCGCCCGGCCGTCCACGCCCTCTACGGTTTCGCCCGGTGGCTGGACGACATCGTCGACGAACCGGCCCCGGGATCGACACCCGCCACGATCGCGGCCGAGCTCAAGGCCGTCGAGAAGCGGTTCTTCGCGGCGTTCGGCGCCGGCCACAGCGACGACCCGCTGCTCGCGGCCGTCATCGACACCTGCGCGCGCTACGGCATCGCGCGGGCGCACTTCCGCTCGTTCTTCCGGTCGATGCGGATGGATCTGACCGTGACCGACTACCCGCAGCGTGCCGCGCTCGACGACTACGTGCACGGCTCGGCGGAGGTCATCGGCCTGCAGGTACTGCCGGTGCTCGGCACCGTCACCGGCCGGGACGAGGCCGCACCCCACGCGGCGGCACTGGGAAAAGCGTTCCAGCTGACCAACTTCCTGCGCGACGTGGCCGAAGACCTCGCCCGTGACCGGGTCTACCTCCCGGCCGACGAGCTGGCGGAGTTCGGGGTGGACCGCGACCGGCTGGCCTGGTGCGCCGAACACGGCCGGGCCGACCAGCGGGTACGGGACGCTCTCGCCGCCCAGATCGCCACCACCAGAACGGTCTACGACCAGGCCCGGCCCGGGATCGCCATGCTGCACCCGGTGTCGCGCGCCTGTGTGGCCACGGCGTTCCGGCTGTACTCGGAGATCCTCGACCGCATCGAGCGCGCCGGGCACAACGTCTTCGCCGGCCGGGCGGCCGTGCCGCGCTCACGCCGGATGGCGATCGCCGCCGGCGCGCTCACCCGGGCCCAGTGGCTGCAGCTGCGCAACCCCGCGCCGGCTCCCGTGGCGGTGTCGTGACCATGGGCAAGCTGGAATACCTCGCCGTCCTCGGCGGGTGCGTCCTGGTCACGTTGCCGCTCGAGCTGGCGGGCGCCCGGGTGTACCGGCGGCCGGGCCGGCTCGTGCGCGCGATCCTGCCCGTGGCGCTGGTCTTCCTGGTGTGGGACGCGATCGCCATCGCCCGCGGGGTCTGGGACTACGCGCCCGAGAGCCTCACCGGGATCATGGCCCCGTTCGGCATCCCGCTCGAAGAGGTGCTCTTCTTCGTGGTCATCCCGATCTGCGGGATCCTCACCTACGAAACGGTCGGCCTGATCGTGCCGGTGGTGCGGCGCCTCGCCTCGAGGCGGGTGCGGCGGTGATCCCGTGGGGCTACACGGTGCCCGCCGTGGTCGCCGTGGTCGCGGTCGTCGCCCTCGAACTCCGCGTCCTGCGGACCGGGCTGTTCCGCAAACCCGCCTACTGGGCGGCCGTCGTCATCGTGACCGGCTTCCAGATCCCGGTGGACGGCTGGCTGACCAAGCTGTCCCACGCCATCGTGCGGTACGACCCCCGGCACATCACCGGGCTCCGCTTCCCCTGGGACATCCCGGTCGAGGACTTCCTGTTCGGCTTCGCCCTGGTGACCGCGGTCCTGCTGCTGTGGGAGCGCGCGGCACGGAAGGAGGACACCCGATGAGCTCCCTGTCGGAAGACGGCCTGCCCCGCGCCCAGGTCCCGGCGGCCTTCGACACCGAAGCGGCGTCCTACGACCGCCTGGTCGGCGCCAACCCCGGTTACCACAAGCACCTCCGGTGGTCGGCCCGGCGGCTCGGCCTGCCCGGTGCCGGCGCCGGGTTGCGCATCCTCGACGCGGGCTGTGGCACCGGCGCGTCGACCGCGGCCCTGCTCGACGTCTACCCGGCCGCCGACGTCACCGCCTTCGACGCCTCGGCGGAGATGCTCGCGCAAGCCCGGCGCAAGCGCTGGCCGAAACCGGTCGAGTTCGTGCACACCACGGTCGAGGACCTGGGCGACTCGGGGATCACCGGCCCGTTCGACGCGATCCTCGCGGCCTACCTGGTGCGCAACCTCGCCGATCCGGACGCCCGGCTGCGCGGTCTCGGCGCGCTGCTCGGCCCCGGCGCTCCGATCGCCCTGCACGAGTACTCGGTCGCCGACTCGGCGCGGGCCAGGCTCGTCTGGAACGTCGTGTGCGCCACGATCATCATCCCGCTGGGCCGGTTCACCACCGGCGACGCGACGCTCTACCGGCACCTGCGGCGCAGCGTGCTCGGCTTCGACGGCGTCGGCGCGCTGCGCGACCGTCTCGGCGCCGCGGGATTCACCGACGTGCGCTCGGCGACGATGTCCGGCTGGCAGCACGGGATCGTGCACACGTTTCTCGGCCGCAAAGCCCGGGCAGCCGTGTGAGCGCGCCTCTCGGGCGCGATCGCCGGATCGCCCACCACCCCGCGCCGGCCGGGCTGCCGTCGGCCGACCGGCTGGACCGGCGGCCGAAGGTGGCCGTCATCGGCGGGGGCATCGCCGGGCTGACCGCGGCGACCGGCCTCGCCGAACGCGGGGCCGAGGTGACGATCCACGAACGGGAACCGTATCTCGGCGGCCGGGTCGGTGGCTGGCCCGCCCGGCTGGCCGACGGTACCGGCGTCACCATGAGCCGGGGCTTCCACGCGTTCTTCCGGCAGTACTACAACCTGCGCGCGCTGCTGCGGCGCACCGACCCCCGGCTGGACCGGCTCGCACCGCTCGAGGACTACCCTCTGCTCGACGCCCACGGCCGCACCGACACCTTCGCCGGGCTGCCGCGGACGCCGCCGCTGAACGCGCTCGCGTTCGCCTGGCGCAGCCCCACTTTCCGGCCCCGCGACCTGCTGGCGCTCGACCCGCGTGCCGCGCTCCCCCTGGCCACCGTCGACGTCCCCGGGGTCTACGACCACCTCGACCACCTCGACGCCGCCGCCTTCCTCGACCGGCTGAAGTTCCCGGCCGCGGCGAAGCACCTGGCGTTCGAGGTCTTCTCCCGGAGTTTCTTCGCCGATCCCCGCGACCTGTCGGCCGCGGAACTCGCCGCGATGTTCCACATCTACTTCCTCGGCTCGAGCGAGGGCCTGGTCTTCGACGTGCCGACCGAGCCCTTCCCCCAGGCCCTCTGGTCGCCGTTGGCGGACTACCTGGCCGAGCGGCGCACGGACATCCGCACCGGCAGCGCCGTCGAAACGATCGACCGGCGCGGTGGCGTGTTCCGGGTTACCACCGCGCGGGGGCCGGCGGAGGAGTTCGACGCGGTCGTGCTGGCGTGCGACCTGCGCGGCCTCCAGGCGATCGTCGACGCCTCGCCCGCGCTCGGCACTCCGGCGTGGCGCTCCTCGATCGCCGGGCTCCGGCCGGCACCGGGGTTCCTCGTCCGCCGGTTGTGGCTCGACCGGCCGCTGAGGCCGGAGCGGCCGGCTTTCCTCGGTACCGGCAGCCTGGTCCCGCTGGACAACATCAGCGTCCTCGACCGGTTCGAGGGCGAAGCCCGCCGCTGGGCGCGGGACACGGGCGGCTCCGTGGTCGAGCTGCACGCCTACGCCGCCACGACGTCCGATGTGGACAGTCTGGCGAAGCAGCTGGACGAACGCCTGCACGAGATCTACCCGGAAACCGCGGCGGCCCGCACGATCGACGACATCACGGTGTGGCGGGAAGACTGCCCGCTGTTCGGCGTGGGCTCCTTCGCCAGCCGGCCGACGGTGACCACCACGACCCCGGGCCTGGTGCTCGCCGGCGACGGCGTCCGCGTCGACCTGCCGGTCGCGCTGATGGAACGCGCGGCGACCACCGGCTGGACCGCCGCGAACCGGCTGCTGACCGGCTGGGGCGTCGCGGGCCACCCCCTCCGTTCGGTGCCCAACCGGGGCCGCCTCGGCCTGCTCAACCGCCTCGCCGCCCGGACGAAGGACACCCGATGACGAGCGCCTCGATCGCCCTGTTCACCCGGGACCTGCGGGTGCACGACAACCCCGTCCTGCACGCCGCCGCCGCGGCGGGCCGGTGCATCCCGCTGTTCGTGCTCGACGACGCGATCACGACCCGCCCGTTCAACCGCCCCAACCGGGCGGCCTTCCTGGCCGACAGCCTGAAGGACCTCGACGCCGGGCTCCGCGGCCTCGGCGGCCACCTCGTCCTGCGCCGGGGCGCGGTGGTCGAGGAGGTGCTCCGACTGGTCCGCGACCACGCGGTCGGCGAAGTCCACGTCGCGGCCGACGTCAGCGGCTTCGCACACCGACGCGAAGACGCCCTTCGCGAGGCTCTCGGGCGCGAAGGCGTCGCGTTGCACGTCCACGAGGCGTCCATCACCGCGGTCGCGCCGCGTTCGGTGACGCCGTCCGGCGGCAACGACCACTTCGCGGTGTTCACGCCGTACTTCCGCAAGTGGTCGGGTGCGCCGAAGCGGGGTGTCCTGCGGCCGCCGGGGCGGCTCACCGTGCCCCGCCTCCGTTCCGCGGCCCTGCCGACGCCGGACCGGATCCGCGCCGGGGACCGCTCGCCCGACCTCGCCCGGGGTGGCGAGGTGGCCGGGCGTGAGCTGATGGCGCGCTGGGTGGCCGAGGCGATCGACGACTACGAGGCGCTCCACGACGACATGGCCGGCGAAGGGACCTCACGGCTATCACCGCACCTGCACTTCGGCACGGTGTCGGTCACCGAGCTGCTGCACCGCGCCGGGACCGGATCCGCGGGCGCCCGGGCGTTCACCCGGCAGCTGGCCTGGCGCGACTTCCACCACCAGGTGCTCGCGGCCCGGCCCGAGTGCGCCACGGAGGACTACCGCCCCCGCGCGGACCGGTGGCGCCGGCCGGGCCGGGAATTCGAAGCGTGGTGTTCGGGCCGGACCGGCTACCCGATCGTGGACGCCGGGATGCGCCAGCTCGCCCGGGAAGGCTGGCTGCACAACCGGGCGCGTCTCATCGTCGGCAGCTTCCTGACCAAGACCCTCTACCTGGACTGGCGTCTGGGCGCGCGGCACTTCACCGAACTGCTGGTGGACTGCGACGTGGCCAACAACCAGCTGAACTGGCAGTGGGTGGCCGGCACCGGGACCGACAGCCGGCCGAACCGCGTCCTCAACCCGGTGCTGCAGGCCCATCGTTACGACCCGTCCGGCGACTACGTGCGCCGGTACGTCCCCGAACTGCGCGACATCCCCGGGCCCGCGGTCCACGAACCCTGGAAGCTGAGCGCCGCCGAACTCGCGGAGACCGGGTACCCGCGGCCGCTGGTCGATCTGCGCGACGCCGCGGAGCGGTTCAAGAACGCCCGCGCGAACAACCGAGAAGGAGCTTGACGATGGCCACTCACGACACCGGCGTGGTGATCGTCGGCGCCGGCCTCGCCGGCCTGGCCGCCGCACTGCACCTGCACCGGGCGGGGGTTCCGTGCACCGTGCTCGAAGCCTCCGACGACGTCGGCGGGCGGGTGCGCACCGACGTCGTCGACGGCTTCCGCCTCGACCGGGGCTTCCAGATCCTCAACCCGGCCTATCCGGCCATCCGGCGGCTCGTGGACGTCGACGCGCTGCGGCTCGGGCGGTTCTGGCGCGCGGTCCGGGTCGCCGACGACGATCGCCTGTCGCTGCTCGGCCACCCCCTCGACGCGCCCAAGGCGATTCGGGACGTCGCCGCGCGCCGCTACCTCTCGGTGAAGGACCTGGCCGCCCTGGCCGCGTTTTCCGCCCGCGTCGCCGCCGGTCCGGCGCGCGCGATCGTCCACGGCGAAGACCGCTCCACCGCTGAAGAACTGCGGCTGGCGGGCGTGTCGGAACGCGCGCTGGACACCGTTTTCCGCCCGTTCCTGTCCGGGGTGTTCCTCGAGGCGGAGCTGGCGACGTCCGGCCGCTTCTTCCAGCTCGTGTGGCGCAGCTTCCTGCGTTCCGCGCCGTCGCTGCCCGCGCTGGGGATGGGCGAGCTGCCGCGTCAGCTCGCCCGGCGGCTGCCGTCCGGTTTCGTCCGGACGGGCACGCCGGTCGACCAGGTCCGGCCGGGACTCGTCCGGACGGCGGGCGGCGACACGTGGCGGGCGCGGGCGGTGGTCGTGGCGACCGACGGCAGCACCGCCTCCCGCCTGCTCGACGGGATCCCGGAGCCGGCCTGGAACGGGGTCACGACGTGGTACTTCACCCCACCGGAGACGCCGCTGCCGGAGCCGGTCATCGTGGTCGACGCCCGCGGCGGGCCGGTCGTGAACACGGCGGTGCTCACCGAGGTGTGCCCGACCTACGCCCCGGCGGGCCGGGTCCTCGTCAGCGCGTCGGCGCTCAGCTCGCTGCCGGACACCGAAGTGCGAGCCGCTCTCAGCCGGCTGTACCGCACGGACGCGAGCCGCTGGCCGGTGCTCCGCCGCTACGAGATCGCCCACGGCCTGCCCGTGATGCGCCCACCGCACGAAATCCGCCGCACGGTCGGGCTGGGTGACGGCATCTACGTCTGCGGAGACCACCGGGACACCAGCTCGCTGCAGGGAGCGCTCGCTTCCGGCGGCCGCACCGCTCGCGCCGTTTCGGCCGGCTTGGCCGAGGCTTCGCGGCCGGCCGGGGCGCGTTAGGTCCGCCGCATGCGAGGACAGGCGGCCCTGTGGCTGTTCGCCGACCAGCTCGGGCCCCACTTCCACAGCACGCCGGAGCACCACGGCCGGGAGGTGCTGCTGATCCGGTCGGCCACCGCGTTCGCCGCGAAACCGTTCCACCGGCAGAAGCTGCACCTGGTCCAGGCCGCCCTGTACCGGCTGGCCGAGGACCTCGGCGACCGCGTCACCCTGCTCGACGCCCCGGACTACCGCACCGGGCTGCGCCGCTTCGGGCGGCCGGTGGTGGTGCACGAGCCGAACTCCCACGCCGCGGACGCGCTCGTCCGCCGGCTGCGCGACGAAGGTGCCGTCGAGGCCATCCTGCCCACACCGGGGTTCGTCCGGTCCAAAGACGACTTCGCGGAGTGGGCGTCCGGGCGGACGCGGTTCGTCATGGAGGACTTCTACCGCGACCAGCGCCGCCGGTTCGAGGTGCTCCTGGAACCGGACGGCTCGCCCGCGGGCGGCCACTGGAACTACGACCGCGACAACCGGGAGCCGCCGCCGAAGACCACCCGCCTCGACGTCCCCGCGCCCTGGCAGCCCCGGGAAAACGCGATCGACGAGCGGGTCCGCGCCGAACTGGACCGCGCCGAGCGTACGGGGACGATCCACCCCGTCGGCGTCGACGGCCCGCGCCGGTTCGCGGTCGGGCACGACGAGGCGCAGCGCGCGCTCCGCCGGTTCCTCGACCACCGCCTGGCCGCGTTCGGCCCGCACCAGGACGCGATGCTGACCCACGACTGGGCGATGGCGCACGCCCTGTTGTCGGTCCCGCTCAACCTCGGGATCCTCGACCCGCTGGACGTCGTGCGCCAGGCCGAAGCGCGGTGGCGCGACGGGACGGCGCCGCTCGAAGGCGTGGAAGGCTTCGTGCGGCAGGTGCTCGGCTGGCGCGAGTGGGTGTGGCACCTGTACTGGCACCTGGGCCCGGATTACCTGCGCCGCAACGCGTTGCAGGCGCGGCGGAAGCTGCCGGCGTGGTGGCTCGAGCTGGACGCGGACGCCGTCGAGGCGGCCTGCCTGCGGACCGCGCTGGCCGGCGTCCGCGACCGCGGCTACGCCCACCACATCGAACGGCTGATGGTGCTCGGGAACCACGCGCTGCAGCGCGGGTACGACCCGGCCGAGCTGACCGCCTGGTTCGCCACGGCGTTCGTCGACGGCTTCCCGTGGGTGATGCCCGCCAACGTGATCGGCATGAGCCAGTACGCCGACGGCGGCATCGTCGGGACCAAGCCGTACGCCGCCGGCGGCGCGTACATCCACCGGATGAGCGACCACTGCGGCGGCTGCGTCTACGACCCCAAGCAGCGGACGGGGCCGCGCGCGTGCCCCTTCACCGCGGGCTATTGGGCGTTCCTCGACCGCAACGCCGAGCGGCTGCGCGGAAACCACCGGATGCGGCAGCCGCTGAACGGCTTGCGCCGGCTGGCCGACCTCGACGAGGTCGTCGCCCGGGAAGCGGACCGCGACCACTTCTGAGCCGGCCCACATTGGATGCTGTGGCGCCCGCGATCCGGACCAGGTCGGACGTTCGCGCCGTGATCCGATCTCCTTGCAGCAGGACGGCGGCGACCGTCAGGCCGGAACGGGGGCGTCGCCGGGGATCAGGACGGATTCCCGCAGCACCTCGGCTGGGCCTCCGCACGCGGACCCGGCTCGCGGCCCGGCACCGCACCGGTCCCGGGGAGCACGTTCCGAAGGACTGAGGTGACCACTCCTCAGCTGAGCACGGCCCGTACGCGATCCGCGCGCCTGACCGCGGTCGTCGAACGCGTGGGGATGGCCGGGTCAGCGCCTCGCGGTGGCCAGTGCCGCGCGGATGGCGTTCTCGCCGGCCGGCCGGCCGTTCTCGTCCGAGAACGGCCCGTACGGGGTTCCCCACACCGGAGTGCCCGTCGCCTGCCGCCAGCTGTCGGCCAGCGTCCCGGTGTCCACCACGCCGTACCCGATGGCTGCGAGGAATTCGGTCACCTCCGCTTTCGCCGGCGCGGAGTCCCCGGCGATCGGCAGGTACGAGCGGTCGGCCGCTCCCACCGGGCGGGCGAGTGCCAGCAGGTGTTCGTGGAAGATGTTGTTGAACGCCTTCACGAGCACGGCGTCCGGGATGTAGCGCTGGAGCAGCTCACTCGAGGTGAGCGATCCGCTGTCGAGCTCGGGGATGTGCCCGTCACGCTCGGGGCCGTAGTTGCACGTGTCGATGACCGTCTTCCCGGCCAGGGGCGGGGCGGGCACGTCGGGGAAGGCCGCGACCGGCACCGTGACCACGACGATGTCGCCGGCCGCGGCGGCCTCCCCGCTCGTCGCCGCGGCCGCGCGCGGTCCCAGTTCCGCGACCGTGTCCGCGAGCGTCTCGGGACCGCGGGAGTTGCTGAGCACGACGTGATGACCGGCCTCGACCGCGAGACGCGCGACGGCACGGCCGATGTTGCCACTTCCGATGAATCCCACCGTCGTCATGTCCGACACCTTCCGTCAGCCTGCGGGGAAGTAATGGCCGTTGTCCAGATCGGCGAGCAGGCCGGGCCGGACGGGCTCCCAGCCGAGCGTCCGGCGGGTGCTGCGGCTGGACACCGGAAAGTCCAGCGCGACCACCGCCGCGAGGAACCCGAAGTATCCCGGCAGCATCAGCTCGTCCAGCGGAATGCTCACGGCGGGCAGACCCAGGCGGCTGCCGATGGCCTCCGCGATATCGCGGAACGGGATGCCCTCGTCCTCGACCGCGTGCCAGTACCGGCCGGCCGGGCCCTTCTCCAGCGCCAGGCGGAACAGGGAGGCGGCATCGCGGACGTGGACCGCGTTCCACCGGTTCGCGCCGTCTCCGGGGTAGCCGGCGATGCCCTTTTCCTTCGCGACGGCGATCAGCGTGGTGAGGAAGCCCGCATCGGTCGTGCTGTGCATGATGGTGGGAAGCCGCACGACCGACGACCGCACTCCCCGCTCGGCGAGGCCCGCCACGGCGGCTTCCACGACGTTACGAGCCCGCAGGGTGCCCTTGTGCTCATCGCGGACCGGCAGGGCCGGGTCCTCCTCGGTGGCCGGCCGGTCCAGGGTCCTGCCGTTCCCGGGCGAACCGATGCTCCCGGCCGCGACCAAGGGTTTCCCGGTTCCCGCGAGTGCTTCGCCGTACGCGAGCACGATCGGGAGTTCCGCGGCGGCCACCGCGTCCATCCCGCCGGAGGGAAGCAGGTCCTGCCGGTGCGCGACGTGGATGACGCCGTCGGATTCGGCGGCCGCTTCCTTGAGCCCGTCGAGATCCTCGAGGCTGCCGCGACGCACCTTCGCACCGAGTGCGGACAACGCCGCCGCGGCGGCGTCCGACCGGGCCAGGCCGGTGACCTCGTGCCCGGCGGTGATGAGCTCCGGGACGAGGTGCGAGCCGGCGTGGCCGGTCCCGCCCGTCACAAAAACACGCATGGTTCTCCTGCTCCTCAACGGGATGTGAGTGGTTGTGCCGCGGTTATTCGAAGACGGTGACGCCCAGCGCGACGTCGAACCCCGCGCCGCTGCGGGCCAGGCCCATCAGCAGCAGGCCGGCGCCCTCCAGCCAGTGCGCCATCTCCAGGCCACCCGCGTCCAGCGGGCGCAGCCCGAGGCTCTCGATGAACGCCGACACCCTCGCCTTGGCGCCCGCGTCGTCGCCGGCGAAGACCACGTCCAGCGGGCCGCCCCGGGCCAGGACGTGACCGAAGACGGTGTTGAACGCCTTGACCACGTGCGCGCTCGCCGGGGCGGCCTTGGCGATCTCCTGCGCGCCGGAACTGCCCTCCGGGGTGACCAGCGCGGTGTCGTCGGGGCCGGCGAACGTGTTGGAGATGTCGATGACGACCTTGCCGGCCAGCGCGTCCCCGTACTGGGTGACCACCGGCACGCCACCGGCGTGCGGCACGGCGAGGATGACGAGGTCACCGGCCGGAGTGGTGCCGAACGTCCCGGCCGTGGCACCGCCACCGAGTGCCGCGGCCACCTCCTCGGCCTTGACCGCGTCACGGCCGATGACCTCGACGGTGTGGCCGCCCTCGACCGCGCGGGCGCCGATGGCGCGGGCCATGCTTCCCAGGCCGATGATGCTGACACTGCTCATGATGTGCTGCTTTCCGGAGCCGGACGGGACACGCTGCCCCGTCGTCGTCCACGTCGAGTCGTCGACACCGCCCGGATGACGTGCCTGGGCGGCGTCCTGTTCCCGAGGCTGCCAGCGGCCCGAGCGCGCGTCCAAGACCTCTTTCAGCTGCTGCGATACCCTGGAGGCATCGCCGGACCGGGAGGCTCCATGGATCTGGACCTGCGCAAGGTGCGCTACTTCGTCGCCGTCGCCGGGAAGCTGCACTTCGGCCGCGCCGCCGAGGAGCTGCACATCGCCCAGCCGGTGCTCAGCCGGCAGATCCGCGCGCTGGAAAAGGACCTCGGCGCCGCGCTGCTGACGCGGGACAGCCACGGCGTCACGCTGACCGACGCCGGCAGGCAGCTGCTGGCCGACGCCGGCCCGCTGCTCGCGTCCGCGCACGCGGCCCGCCACCGGGTGAGCGTGGCCGCACGGGGCAGCCGGCGGCTGATGGTCGGCTTCCGGGCAGGGGTGGCGACCGCCCCGGCCGTGAAGCTGTTCGCCGCCCGACACCCGGACGTTCCCGTTGACGTGCAACGGATCGAGAGCGACGACCAGGCCCCGATGCTGCTCGACGGCCGCATCGACGTCGGCTACGTGCGACTGCCCATCGACGAAGCCGGCTTGCGCGTCGCCCCGCTCTACACCGAACCCCGGGTAGCGGTACTGCCCGCGGGCCACCGGTTGGCCGGCAAGGAGGAAGTCACCGAAGCCGATCTGGCCGGCGAGCCGCTGATCTGGCACGCCGACGCCAGCACGCAGCCCACCGGGCGCCCCCACCCCAACGCCGGCTACGTGGTGCGCGGGGTGGACGAAACGCTGGAGCACGTCGCGGCCGGCCGGGGCATCTCGTTCCTGGCCCGTTCGGCGACCGTGTTCTACTCCCACCCGGACATCAGCTACGTGCCCATCCCGGACCTGGCGCCCGAACAGGTATGTCTCGCGGTGGCGGCATCGCGCACCTCCCCGGTGGTCGACGACTTCTTCACCGCCG is a window from the Amycolatopsis sp. NBC_00355 genome containing:
- a CDS encoding NAD(P)/FAD-dependent oxidoreductase, with protein sequence MATHDTGVVIVGAGLAGLAAALHLHRAGVPCTVLEASDDVGGRVRTDVVDGFRLDRGFQILNPAYPAIRRLVDVDALRLGRFWRAVRVADDDRLSLLGHPLDAPKAIRDVAARRYLSVKDLAALAAFSARVAAGPARAIVHGEDRSTAEELRLAGVSERALDTVFRPFLSGVFLEAELATSGRFFQLVWRSFLRSAPSLPALGMGELPRQLARRLPSGFVRTGTPVDQVRPGLVRTAGGDTWRARAVVVATDGSTASRLLDGIPEPAWNGVTTWYFTPPETPLPEPVIVVDARGGPVVNTAVLTEVCPTYAPAGRVLVSASALSSLPDTEVRAALSRLYRTDASRWPVLRRYEIAHGLPVMRPPHEIRRTVGLGDGIYVCGDHRDTSSLQGALASGGRTARAVSAGLAEASRPAGAR
- a CDS encoding cryptochrome/photolyase family protein; this encodes MRGQAALWLFADQLGPHFHSTPEHHGREVLLIRSATAFAAKPFHRQKLHLVQAALYRLAEDLGDRVTLLDAPDYRTGLRRFGRPVVVHEPNSHAADALVRRLRDEGAVEAILPTPGFVRSKDDFAEWASGRTRFVMEDFYRDQRRRFEVLLEPDGSPAGGHWNYDRDNREPPPKTTRLDVPAPWQPRENAIDERVRAELDRAERTGTIHPVGVDGPRRFAVGHDEAQRALRRFLDHRLAAFGPHQDAMLTHDWAMAHALLSVPLNLGILDPLDVVRQAEARWRDGTAPLEGVEGFVRQVLGWREWVWHLYWHLGPDYLRRNALQARRKLPAWWLELDADAVEAACLRTALAGVRDRGYAHHIERLMVLGNHALQRGYDPAELTAWFATAFVDGFPWVMPANVIGMSQYADGGIVGTKPYAAGGAYIHRMSDHCGGCVYDPKQRTGPRACPFTAGYWAFLDRNAERLRGNHRMRQPLNGLRRLADLDEVVAREADRDHF
- a CDS encoding NADPH-dependent F420 reductase, which encodes MTTVGFIGSGNIGRAVARLAVEAGHHVVLSNSRGPETLADTVAELGPRAAAATSGEAAAAGDIVVVTVPVAAFPDVPAPPLAGKTVIDTCNYGPERDGHIPELDSGSLTSSELLQRYIPDAVLVKAFNNIFHEHLLALARPVGAADRSYLPIAGDSAPAKAEVTEFLAAIGYGVVDTGTLADSWRQATGTPVWGTPYGPFSDENGRPAGENAIRAALATARR
- a CDS encoding SDR family oxidoreductase: MRVFVTGGTGHAGSHLVPELITAGHEVTGLARSDAAAAALSALGAKVRRGSLEDLDGLKEAAAESDGVIHVAHRQDLLPSGGMDAVAAAELPIVLAYGEALAGTGKPLVAAGSIGSPGNGRTLDRPATEEDPALPVRDEHKGTLRARNVVEAAVAGLAERGVRSSVVRLPTIMHSTTDAGFLTTLIAVAKEKGIAGYPGDGANRWNAVHVRDAASLFRLALEKGPAGRYWHAVEDEGIPFRDIAEAIGSRLGLPAVSIPLDELMLPGYFGFLAAVVALDFPVSSRSTRRTLGWEPVRPGLLADLDNGHYFPAG
- a CDS encoding NADPH-dependent F420 reductase, which encodes MSSVSIIGLGSMARAIGARAVEGGHTVEVIGRDAVKAEEVAAALGGGATAGTFGTTPAGDLVILAVPHAGGVPVVTQYGDALAGKVVIDISNTFAGPDDTALVTPEGSSGAQEIAKAAPASAHVVKAFNTVFGHVLARGGPLDVVFAGDDAGAKARVSAFIESLGLRPLDAGGLEMAHWLEGAGLLLMGLARSGAGFDVALGVTVFE
- a CDS encoding LysR family transcriptional regulator: MDLDLRKVRYFVAVAGKLHFGRAAEELHIAQPVLSRQIRALEKDLGAALLTRDSHGVTLTDAGRQLLADAGPLLASAHAARHRVSVAARGSRRLMVGFRAGVATAPAVKLFAARHPDVPVDVQRIESDDQAPMLLDGRIDVGYVRLPIDEAGLRVAPLYTEPRVAVLPAGHRLAGKEEVTEADLAGEPLIWHADASTQPTGRPHPNAGYVVRGVDETLEHVAAGRGISFLARSATVFYSHPDISYVPIPDLAPEQVCLAVAASRTSPVVDDFFTAAQEAAEITAECGNYEMWQRGGETAAKHG